A window of the Fulvia fulva chromosome 11, complete sequence genome harbors these coding sequences:
- a CDS encoding Oxidation resistance protein 1 → MSSDTGPRSSSDAPRPPLQPPQPSSHNTFMSTLSYFTEPVSYTVKGLVRRLSEDEAPTALARALSANYNGSMTDPSTGVYHPTQAPMRRKSPFQPPPLTPLTLNGYKKSTTGKARLLRKAVAEEIRLLIPPRLQLMDHWSLIYSLEQNGSTLSTLYSLCDQFRGKRGGFVVVVRDSNGGTFGAYLSEAPKPQPHYFGNGECFLWRAFVLPAIPELLDLPPPPSADTTHAQRMTTIGLARSANGSNASLASLNVPNTNGTNGPKETSTPERIRFKAFPYTGENDFQVYCQQDYLSVGGGDGHYGLWLDQNLSNGVSDTCPTFGNEQLSEEGSKFEVMGVEIWYVGN, encoded by the coding sequence ATGTCGAGCGATACGGGCCCGCGGTCCTCCTCCGATGCTCCTCGTCCGCCTCTACAACCTCCCCAACCCTCCTCCCACAACACCTTCATGTCCACGCTCTCATACTTCACCGAACCCGTATCATACACCGTCAAAGGCCTCGTGAGGAGACTCTCAGAAGACGAAGCACCCACAGCTCTGGCACGAGCTCTCTCCGCCAACTACAACGGCTCCATGACAGACCCATCAACAGGCGTCTACCACCCAACGCAAGCACCCATGCGCCGCAAATCGCCCTTCCAGCCTCCACCCCTCACACCCCTCACCCTCAACGGCTACAAGAAGAGCACAACAGGCAAAGCCCGCCTGTTACGAAAAGCCGTCGCAGAGGAAATCCGACTCCTCATTCCGCCCCGCCTACAACTCATGGACCACTGGTCCCTCATCTACTCCCTCGAACAAAACGGCAGCACTCTCTCCACACTGTACTCCCTCTGTGACCAGTTCAGGGGCAAGCGCGGCGGCTTCGTAGTGGTAGTCCGCGACTCCAACGGCGGGACCTTTGGCGCATACCTCTCCGAAGCACCGAAACCACAACCTCACTACTTCGGCAACGGCGAGTGTTTCCTCTGGCGCGCCTTCGTCCTCCCCGCGATACCTGAACTCCTCGATCTCCCGCCTCCACCGAGCGCCGACACAACCCACGCACAGCGGATGACGACTATCGGCCTCGCACGCAGCGCCAATGGCTCCAACGCCTCTCTCGCCTCCCTCAACGTCCCGAACACAAACGGCACGAATGGACCTAAAGAGACGAGCACACCTGAGCGGATACGTTTCAAGGCATTCCCATACACGGGCGAGAACGATTTCCAGGTGTATTGTCAGCAAGACTACTTGAGTGTGGGCGGTGGGGATGGACATTATGGACTCTGGCTGGACCAGAATTTGAGCAATGGGGTGAGTGACACGTGTCCGACGTTTGGGAATGAGCAGTTGAGTGAGGAGGGGAGTAAGTTTGAGGTCATGGGGGTGGAGATTTGGTATGTGGGGAATTAA
- a CDS encoding U3 small nucleolar RNA-associated protein 22, with protein sequence MAVPATKRRKTEHVSSDDDSEASFASFGDDADQTEDADAGASADDEEMEEEELDAADEDEDGEDAAEDDEENTATTKHTAVSKPVPQQNGSKPSQAAKTSAAYASGTFKSNVFKLQVDELLGQIRPRKSKREAAAEAALHGLKKSIEQIPPRGPHALVDAERELIKQKVAVPFPDPRPPKDAKYKFAYAKPSNINVVGSLPLKTTSRTQEVPEVDMVAVIPSSLFEEKDYLNHRYFYKRAYYLACIAAGLKSAHKNEFSLRFKLMHDDPLKPILVVSPVEASSKSDTPAPKWRVNIIPCISRDQFSAEKLRPERNCIRYQDTQNGQDATQVPTPSYNSSLRSDMLMIEYLKFLHGASKRCHAFIDASLLGATWLRQRGFGSSIATGGFGNFEWKALMALCLQGGGPNGKPLLSDGYSSYQLFKATLQLLAMKDFAKHPLVFGEASSGPKMSTTPIAWNTTNGHNVLYKVPKWSYGLLRREAKTTITTLGDQLHDGFDATFIMRVQEPLYRFDQVVHIPERSLLGKSGSTDQPLQQRLDKLYDVLHEGLGDRATQVSITRGCPALWELGSSRPKEGTRGDVQIGLMINSDNAKRTVDHGPSAEEKAASAAFRNFWGEKSELRRFKDGSILESLVWATPQESGMSVLEQIVRYLLGHHFGLVTLDDITFFGDSFSKLVRAGSERTVFEPIIERYKQFENDLRELRDLPLTVRQIMPADPQLRYGAVRPPSHGKNLQTSTPADVTIQFEGSGRWPDDLVAIQRTKIAFLLKINDMLQESVDGITSRIGLENEGQGVLNQGFLDVTYDADATFRLRIYHEREQTLHERKLKDKTADPRSREVAAAGLAKYKRDYIKTPAHTQAISRLCSRFSALSGSIRLTKRWFASHLLSNHIAEEVIELLVIRTFTQPWPWQAPASVQTGFLRTLFWISRWDWRAEPLIVDLSAGGGDLKQADVQAITTNFDAWRKLDPQMNRVALFAVSNVDRDGTTYTDGQPAKVVAGRMSALAKAAYAEVAEKHLALEPAALFSSPLTDFHFVLHLAGDGKSKKRNSTGTAYKNLEIEAVSDVEMIGFEPEKDLLKDLEATYGASIIFFTGGSERAGSGAVIAGLWSPLTARRSWKVNLAYSTIPTKMSKGEEEDVDAVLNKAAILAEIARLGGDMIEKIEVFEK encoded by the coding sequence ATGGCTGTTCCGGCGACAAAGAGGAGGAAGACGGAGCATGTGTCGTCGGATGACGATAGCGAAGCTTCATTCGCCTCATTCGGCGACGATGCCGACCAGACAGAGGATGCAGACGCCGGCGCATCGGCCGATGATGAAGAAATGGAGGAGGAAGAGCTAGATGCTGCAGATGAGGATGAGGATGGAGAAGATGCTGCCGAAGATGATGAGGAGAACACTGCGACCACCAAGCATACCGCTGTTTCGAAGCCTGTGCCGCAGCAGAACGGCTCCAAACCGAGCCAAGCAGCGAAGACAAGCGCAGCGTACGCCAGCGGGACGTTCAAGAGCAATGTCTTCAAGCTGCAGGTCGACGAACTGCTGGGACAGATCAGGCCGAGAAAAAGCAAGCGCGAAGCTGCTGCGGAAGCTGCGTTACATGGATTGAAGAAATCGATTGAACAGATACCACCGCGAGGGCCACACGCGCTGGTCGATGCCGAACGAGAACTCATCAAGCAGAAGGTTGCTGTGCCGTTTCCAGATCCGAGACCGCCTAAGGATGCAAAGTACAAGTTCGCATACGCCAAGCCGTCGAACATCAACGTTGTGGGCAGCTTGCCATTGAAGACGACTAGCAGAACGCAGGAGGTCCCAGAAGTGGACATGGTCGCGGTGATACCATCATCGTTATTCGAAGAGAAGGACTATCTGAACCATCGATACTTCTACAAGCGAGCATACTACTTGGCGTGCATAGCAGCAGGACTGAAGTCTGCCCACAAGAATGAGTTCTCCTTGCGCTTCAAGCTCATGCATGATGACCCTCTCAAGCCGATCTTGGTTGTGTCTCCTGTCGAGGCCTCATCGAAGAGTGATACCCCGGCACCCAAATGGCGTGTCAACATCATTCCATGCATCAGCCGTGACCAATTTTCTGCAGAAAAGCTTCGCCCGGAGAGGAATTGCATCAGATATCAAGACACGCAAAATGGCCAAGATGCCACACAGGTGCCAACACCATCGTACAACTCATCATTGCGAAGCGACATGTTGATGATTGAATACCTCAAGTTTCTACATGGTGCAAGCAAGAGGTGCCATGCCTTCATCGATGCGTCTCTACTTGGTGCCACTTGGCTACGACAGCGAGGTTTCGGCTCTTCGATTGCTACCGGAGGCTTTGGCAATTTCGAATGGAAAGCTTTGATGGCTCTCTGTCTGCAAGGCGGAGGACCAAATGGCAAGCCTCTACTCAGTGATGGCTACAGCAGCTACCAGCTATTCAAAGCTACCTTGCAGCTTCTGGCAATGAAAGACTTCGCCAAGCACCCTCTGGTATTTGGCGAAGCTTCTAGCGGACCTAAAATGAGTACCACACCGATCGCATGGAATACCACGAATGGTCACAATGTTCTATACAAAGTCCCGAAATGGTCGTACGGGCTACTTCGACGGGAAGCCAAGACCACAATCACCACTTTAGGGGATCAACTGCACGATGGGTTCGATGCGACATTCATCATGCGGGTCCAAGAGCCCCTGTACCGCTTCGATCAAGTCGTTCACATCCCAGAAAGGTCACTGCTTGGAAAGTCCGGGTCCACAGATCAACCTCTTCAGCAACGCTTGGACAAGCTATATGATGTTCTCCACGAAGGACTCGGCGACCGTGCGACTCAGGTATCCATTACAAGAGGATGTCCTGCACTGTGGGAGCTGGGGTCATCTCGGCCGAAGGAAGGCACACGGGGCGACGTTCAGATCGGTCTCATGATCAACTCCGACAACGCAAAGCGCACTGTCGATCATGGGCCATCGGCTGAGGAGAAGGCTGCTTCTGCAGCTTTCCGTAACTTCTGGGGTGAGAAGTCTGAGCTCAGACGTTTCAAGGACGGCAGTATCCTCGAAAGCTTGGTTTGGGCTACGCCGCAAGAAAGTGGCATGAGTGTGCTCGAACAAATTGTGCGTTATCTGTTGGGACATCACTTCGGTCTTGTTACATTGGATGACATTACATTCTTTGGAGATAGCTTTTCCAAGCTAGTACGAGCTGGCAGTGAGCGGACTGTTTTCGAACCCATCATTGAGCGCTACAAGCAATTTGAGAACGACTTGCGAGAGCTACGGGATCTGCCATTGACCGTGAGGCAAATCATGCCAGCAGATCCTCAGCTACGATATGGAGCTGTGCGACCACCATCACACGGCAAGAACCTCCAGACTTCCACGCCCGCAGACGTGACGATACAATTTGAAGGATCTGGGCGATGGCCAGATGACCTTGTTGCCATTCAGCGCACAAAGATCGCTTTCTTGTTGAAGATCAACGACATGCTACAAGAGTCTGTCGATGGCATCACGAGTCGTATTGGTCTTGAGAACGAAGGACAGGGCGTTCTGAATCAAGGTTTCCTCGATGTCACATATGATGCCGATGCGACATTCCGATTGCGCATTTACCACGAGCGCGAGCAAACACTACACGAACGGAAACTCAAAGACAAAACCGCAGATCCTAGATCAAGAGAGGTCGCAGCAGCTGGTCTGGCAAAGTACAAGCGCGACTACATCAAGACTCCCGCACATACACAAGCAATCTCGAGACTATGCAGCCGCTTCTCGGCACTCAGCGGCAGCATACGCCTGACGAAGCGGTGGTTCGCCTCCCATCTGCTGTCAAACCACATTGCAGAAGAGGTCATCGAGCTACTCGTGATCCGTACCTTTACACAGCCATGGCCATGGCAAGCGCCAGCTAGTGTCCAAACGGGCTTTCTACGCACCCTCTTCTGGATCTCGCGATGGGACTGGCGCGCCGAGCCACTGATCGTTGATCTCTCCGCAGGTGGTGGTGATCTCAAGCAGGCTGATGTGCAAGCCATCACGACTAACTTCGATGCGTGGCGCAAGCTAGACCCGCAGATGAACAGAGTTGCTCTCTTCGCTGTATCGAATGTCGATCGCGATGGTACGACCTACACTGATGGACAGCCGGCGAAGGTTGTAGCGGGTCGTATGTCAGCGTTGGCCAAGGCAGCTTATGCTGAGGTCGCTGAGAAGCACTTGGCTCTTGAACCTGCTGCGCTTTTCAGCTCACCCTTGACGGACTTTCACTTTGTGCTGCATCTGGCAGGAGATGGTAAGTCAAAGAAGCGTAACAGCACAGGCACAGCATACAAGAACCTCGAAATCGAGGCTGTGAGTGATGTGGAGATGATCGGCTTCGAGCCTGAGAAGGACTTACTCAAAGACCTAGAGGCGACGTACGGCGCATCGATCATCTTCTTCACAGGTGGAAGCGAGCGTGCTGGATCTGGAGCTGTGATTGCTGGTCTGTGGTCCCCTCTGACTGCAAGAAGAAGCTGGAAGGTCAATCTGGCGTACTCGACAATTCCGACGAAGATGAGCAAGGGTGAAGAGGAGGATGTGGATGCTGTGTTGAATAAGGCTGCGATTCTGGCGGAAATTGCGAGGTTGGGTGGGGATATGATTGAGAAGATTGAGGTGTTTGAGAAGTAA
- a CDS encoding Cystathionine gamma-synthase has product MVGVKVPGAPVALPFNDNIGETIPPDTPHAVSVSLPTWKANVGYEEGEKWVVDKMQCGYPRFFIHKSIQKLASSIVAAHGCPDTDFAMLLPSPRCASRCKEFIIKQLPDGGHPPLRHFALIAHPEKTPAADSKLILPKVSAIIYHKDLWPAAKAFWQHTGEGISSRRAEFCQRAFDEGWLVDRGSITPPQTPRMTKGPRRYQQTTSVDHGHTDGLTPMTSNIGEAIDGVLDSQQFVEERFGRNLNPKFAEQAKLAIRKRIAGSLTTNVDLPESLEAPSDLSRQRTKDGLDAFTVDDVYLFPCGMNAIYTSHRILRLARGELKSIMYGFPYVDTLKVLEKFGAGATFFGYADANDLNELQRRLEAGERYLALYCEFPGNPLLKSPDLKRLRSLADKYEFAIVVDETIGNFLNIHVLPFADIVVSSLTKIFSGDSNVMGGAMILNPMSKWYTDLKHVLASEFEDNQFEEDSVYLERNSRDYVDRIKRINVNAEAIADVLRESSKVKQVFYPKYSDTKQFYDECRIGDGGYGGLLSATFHSVEGAAIFYDNLNTCKGPSLGTNFTLASPFVLLAHYGELEWAEQYGCEASLVRFSVGLEDPDALVDIFRAALDAIPAAN; this is encoded by the exons ATGGTGGGCGTAAAAGTGCCCGGTGCTCCAGTGGCACTGCCATTTAACGACAATATCGGAGAGACGATACCACCAGACACACCTCACGCAGTCAGTGTGTCGCTACCAACATGGAAGGCGAATGTTGGCTACGAAGAGGGCGAGAAATGGGTAGTCGACAAGATGCAATGTGGTTATCCAAG GTTCTTCATCCACAAATCCATCCAAAAGCTAGCCTCGAGCATAGTCGCTGCACATGGCTGCCCCGATACTGACTTTGCCATGCTGTTGCCATCTCCCAGATGTGCATCGCGATGTAAAGAGTTCATAATCAAGCAACTGCCAGATGGCGGCCATCCTCCTCTTCGCCACTTTGCTCTCATCGCACATCCAGAAAAGACTCCAGCAGCAGACTCGAAGCTCATCTTACCCAAGGTATCGGCAATTATCTACCACAAGGACCTATGGCCAGCTGCGAAAGCATTCTGGCAGCACACTGGTGAGGGTATATCCAGCAGACGTGCCGAGTTCTGCCAAAGAGCATTCGATGAAGGCTGGTTGGTCGATCGTGGATCAATAACACCACCACAAACACCAAGGATGACCAAAGGACCCAGGAGATACCAACAGACCACCTCCGTGGACCATGGCCACACCGATGGTCTGACACCGATGACAAGCAACATTGGCGAGGCGATTGATGGTGTGCTGGACTCTCAGCAATTCGTGGAAGAAAGATTTGGTCGTAACCTCAATCCAAAATTCGCAGAACAGGCCAAGCTTGCCATTCGCAAGCGTATTGCTGGTTCCTTGACAACGAACGTCGATCTGCCAGAGTCACTGGAGGCTCCTTCAGATCTCAGCCGGCAACGGACGAAAGATGGCCTCGACGCTTTTACAGTCGATGACGTCTACTTATTTCCCTGTGGCATGAACGCGATATACACGTCCCATCGGATCCTGCGTCTAGCTCGAGGAGAGCTCAAAAGTATTATGTATGGCTTCCCTTACGTCGATACCCTCAAGGTGCTTGAGAAGTTCGGCGCTGGTGCCACATTCTTCGGCTACGCAGATGCAAATGATCTGAATGAGCTACAACGACGGCTGGAGGCTGGCGAACGATACCTGGCCCTATATTGCGAGTTCCCTGGGAACCCTCTTCTCAAATCACCGGACCTGAAACGCCTTCGTTCGCTGGCCGACAAGTATGAGTTTGCAATCGTAGTCGACGAAACCATCGGCAACTTCCTCAACATCCACGTCCTACCCTTCGCCGACATCGTAGTCAGCAGTCTGACCAAGATCTTCAGCGGAGACAGCAATGTCATGGGTGGCGCCATGATATTGAACCCAATGTCGAAGTGGTACACTGACCTGAAGCATGTCCTCGCATCAGAATTCGAAGACAACCAGTTTGAGGAAGATAGCGTGTACCTCGAGCGCAACAGCCGAGACTATGTCGACCGCATCAAGCGCATCAACGTCAATGCCGAAGCTATTGCGGATGTGCTAAGGGAGAGCTCGAAAGTGAAGCAAGTATTCTACCCAAAGTACAGCGATACGAAGCAGTTCTATGACGAATGTCGGATTGGCGATGGAGGGTATGGTGGTTTGCTGAGTGCCACTTTCCATTCTGTGGAGGGTGCGGCAATCTTCTACGACAATTTGAATACGTGTAAAGGACCGAGTCTGGGCACGAACTTCACGCTGGCCTCGCCTTTCGTGCTCCTGGCACACTATGGGGAGCTGGAGTGGGCAGAACAGTATGGATGCGAAGCTAGCCTTGTGCGTTTCAGCGTTGGACTGGAAGATCCTGATGCGCTTGTGGATATATTCAGAGCAGCCCTGGACGCGATACCGGCGGCCAATTGA